One genomic segment of Paraburkholderia aromaticivorans includes these proteins:
- a CDS encoding GNAT family N-acetyltransferase, with translation MNENAVLVRQLGPNDRNDYFQLRLRGLKAHPDSFGQSYEDALAKGASQHDALLEGSRAAEGDFLLGAYAAAQTPLIGVVGLIRDPSDKQRHKAAVVGMYVAPEAAGRGVGRALLDELLSRASRVDGLRQIQLRVGSRNEAARRLYESLGFRQYGCEIGALNVGGVFHDADLMALFLQ, from the coding sequence TTGAACGAAAACGCTGTGCTCGTACGACAACTCGGTCCCAACGACCGGAACGACTACTTCCAGCTGCGCCTGCGCGGCCTGAAAGCACATCCTGATTCATTCGGTCAGAGTTACGAGGACGCACTCGCTAAAGGTGCGTCGCAGCACGATGCGCTATTGGAAGGCTCGCGGGCGGCCGAAGGCGACTTCTTGCTCGGCGCTTACGCAGCGGCTCAAACACCGTTGATCGGGGTGGTCGGACTGATCCGGGACCCGAGCGACAAACAGCGCCATAAGGCCGCGGTGGTCGGCATGTATGTCGCGCCGGAGGCTGCGGGCCGCGGCGTCGGGCGCGCGTTGCTCGACGAATTGCTGAGCAGGGCTTCGCGCGTGGACGGCCTGCGGCAAATCCAGTTACGGGTCGGCAGCCGCAATGAAGCCGCGAGAAGGCTCTATGAGTCGCTCGGTTTTCGCCAATATGGCTGTGAGATCGGGGCGTTGAACGTTGGTGGCGTGTTTCATGACGCCGATCTGATGGCGCTGTTCCTCCAATAG
- the flhD gene encoding flagellar transcriptional regulator FlhD — protein MDRSSETLDSIREINLSYIMLAQRMLREDKPVGMFRLGLSSELADLLAGLSLAQIVKLAASDQLLCFFRFNDHSMLSALTQTTKHAAVAPTHAAILLAGQPAEQFA, from the coding sequence ATGGACCGTAGCAGCGAGACGCTGGATTCAATCCGCGAGATCAACTTGTCTTACATCATGCTCGCGCAACGTATGTTGCGTGAGGACAAACCGGTCGGCATGTTCCGGCTGGGACTGTCGTCGGAACTGGCCGATTTGCTTGCCGGGCTGTCGCTCGCGCAGATCGTCAAGCTGGCCGCTTCCGATCAGCTTTTGTGTTTCTTCCGCTTCAACGACCACTCCATGTTGTCGGCGTTGACGCAAACGACGAAGCACGCGGCCGTTGCACCGACTCACGCGGCGATCCTGCTTGCAGGCCAGCCTGCTGAACAGTTCGCTTGA
- the flhC gene encoding flagellar transcriptional regulator FlhC, translating into MLKRSLTEDAQEVFRAIALIELGARMQVLESELTLSRDRMIRLYREVKGVSPPKGMLPFSADWYMTWLANIHASLFYNTYLFLKNEARCSHLDALTKGYRLYLEHCQHSETEPVLDLTRAWTLVRFFDADILQLTKCCRCTGKFVAHKHDLQHNVVCGACQPPSRAGKTKKAAAARQEALEAAQIAQAA; encoded by the coding sequence ATGCTTAAGCGTAGCCTGACGGAAGACGCACAAGAAGTATTCCGTGCCATCGCGCTGATCGAACTCGGCGCGCGCATGCAGGTGCTCGAGAGTGAACTGACGCTCTCGCGCGACCGCATGATTCGCCTGTACCGCGAGGTCAAGGGGGTATCGCCGCCCAAGGGCATGCTGCCCTTTTCGGCCGACTGGTACATGACGTGGCTGGCGAACATCCACGCGTCGTTGTTCTACAACACGTACCTGTTCCTGAAGAACGAAGCGCGCTGCTCGCATCTGGACGCGCTGACCAAGGGGTATCGGCTGTATCTGGAACATTGCCAGCACAGCGAGACCGAACCGGTGCTGGACCTGACGCGTGCGTGGACGCTGGTGCGTTTCTTCGACGCCGACATTCTGCAATTGACCAAATGCTGCCGTTGCACCGGCAAGTTCGTGGCGCACAAACACGATCTGCAACACAACGTGGTGTGTGGCGCATGCCAGCCGCCGTCGCGTGCCGGCAAGACGAAGAAAGCCGCCGCTGCCCGCCAGGAAGCGCTCGAAGCAGCACAGATCGCGCAAGCTGCCTGA
- a CDS encoding Nramp family divalent metal transporter codes for MQFKLPTTATAPFCPSEVQGSVAVTQGAPFWKKILQFAGPGLLVSIGYMDPGNWATDIEAGSRYGYSLLFVVMLSSLAAMALQCLSMRLGIATGRDLAELSRTRYSPAVARFQWLLAELSIVACDLAEVLGGALAFHLLFKCSLTTGVLLTAFDTLIVLGLKGKNFRDLEAIMLGLIATIGVGYIIELALVQPHWPSVAQGLMPSWQALSSREPMYLAIGILGATVMPHNLYLHSSIVQTRAVKRDSASIRSAIGMSRIDTIVSLLLALLINMAILILAAAAFHATGHNQVTEIEDAYKLLAPIVGTGFAAVLFAVTLLASGQSSTFTGTVAGQVIMEGFLKLKIPCWQRRFITRALALIPALIGVQMMGNGAVGKLLVASQVVLSLQLPFALYPLIRMTSDRSLMGEFANTLLTRCVAWTLFAVISAANLWLVVQTVGLVG; via the coding sequence TTGCAGTTCAAACTACCGACCACGGCAACGGCGCCGTTTTGTCCATCCGAAGTGCAGGGCTCGGTGGCCGTCACGCAAGGCGCGCCGTTCTGGAAGAAGATTCTGCAATTCGCGGGGCCCGGCCTGCTGGTGTCAATCGGCTATATGGACCCGGGCAACTGGGCCACCGACATCGAAGCCGGTTCGCGCTACGGCTACAGCCTGTTGTTCGTCGTCATGCTGTCGAGTCTCGCGGCGATGGCGCTGCAATGTCTGAGCATGCGACTTGGCATTGCTACCGGCCGCGACCTCGCCGAATTGTCGCGAACGCGCTATTCGCCGGCCGTGGCGCGCTTTCAATGGCTGCTGGCGGAACTGTCGATCGTGGCCTGCGATCTGGCCGAAGTGCTCGGCGGTGCGCTCGCTTTCCATCTGCTCTTCAAATGCTCGCTGACCACCGGCGTGCTGCTGACCGCGTTCGATACGCTGATCGTGCTCGGACTGAAGGGCAAGAATTTTCGCGATCTAGAAGCGATCATGCTCGGCCTGATCGCGACGATCGGCGTTGGATACATCATCGAGCTCGCGCTCGTGCAGCCGCATTGGCCGTCGGTCGCGCAGGGGTTGATGCCGTCGTGGCAGGCGTTGAGTTCGCGCGAGCCTATGTACCTCGCAATCGGCATTCTCGGCGCGACGGTCATGCCGCATAACCTCTATCTGCACTCGTCGATCGTGCAGACGCGCGCGGTGAAGCGCGATTCCGCCAGCATCAGGTCGGCGATCGGCATGTCGCGCATCGACACGATCGTGTCGTTGCTGCTCGCGCTGCTGATCAACATGGCAATCCTGATTCTTGCCGCCGCTGCGTTCCATGCCACGGGCCACAACCAGGTCACCGAAATCGAGGACGCTTACAAGCTGCTCGCGCCTATCGTCGGCACCGGTTTCGCGGCGGTGTTGTTCGCCGTGACCTTGCTTGCCTCGGGACAAAGCTCGACCTTTACCGGCACGGTGGCGGGGCAGGTCATCATGGAAGGCTTCCTGAAGCTGAAAATTCCCTGCTGGCAGCGGCGCTTCATTACGCGCGCACTCGCTTTGATCCCCGCGCTGATCGGCGTGCAGATGATGGGCAACGGCGCCGTCGGCAAGCTGCTGGTCGCAAGCCAGGTCGTGCTGAGTCTGCAATTGCCGTTCGCGCTCTATCCGCTGATCCGCATGACGAGCGACCGTTCGCTGATGGGCGAGTTCGCCAACACGCTGCTGACCCGGTGCGTCGCTTGGACGCTGTTCGCGGTGATCAGTGCGGCGAATCTTTGGCTGGTGGTGCAAACCGTGGGCTTGGTGGGTTGA
- a CDS encoding acyl-CoA dehydrogenase family protein, with protein MNDLRHADALQTPPASAAPAVRDLASLFDALHASAAQRDLDGGHAAQEKQWIADAGLLTLAVPREFGGLGARWPDIYDTIRKIAQVDSALAHLLGFTCLQVVSVNVWGNPEQRARYLGGTVENRWWWGNAVNPLDTRLVANATGDGGYLLDGQKGFCSGTRGSQMMTVSAQDPLTGNPVFGVVPTTREGITVHEDWNPIGQRQTDSGSVSFARVKLEPQEVMVRPDTPYASLRTLISQLVLTNLFVGIAQGALDEARAYVARHGKAWIYSGVDKATDDPYLIQRFGEMRVQAVSAEALSARAAWLIEDAWQQGPALSAEARAQVALATSEAKIVAHRAALEVSGQLFDACGARATHAPLALDRFWRNARVHTLHDPLDYRVRDVGRYALTGALPEVSLYT; from the coding sequence ATGAACGACCTTCGTCATGCCGACGCGTTACAAACGCCTCCGGCATCCGCCGCGCCCGCGGTGCGCGATCTCGCGAGTCTCTTCGACGCGCTGCACGCCAGTGCCGCGCAGCGCGATCTCGACGGCGGCCACGCCGCGCAGGAAAAACAATGGATCGCCGACGCGGGGCTGCTCACGCTCGCGGTGCCGCGCGAATTCGGCGGCCTCGGCGCGCGTTGGCCGGACATCTACGACACGATTCGCAAGATCGCGCAAGTGGACAGCGCGCTCGCGCATCTGTTGGGCTTCACGTGCCTGCAGGTGGTCAGCGTCAATGTTTGGGGTAATCCTGAACAACGTGCCCGCTATCTGGGCGGCACCGTCGAAAATCGATGGTGGTGGGGCAACGCCGTCAACCCGCTCGACACGCGACTCGTTGCGAACGCAACCGGCGACGGCGGCTACCTGCTCGATGGCCAGAAGGGCTTTTGTTCAGGCACGCGCGGCTCGCAGATGATGACGGTTTCCGCGCAGGATCCGCTCACCGGCAATCCGGTGTTCGGCGTCGTGCCGACCACGCGTGAAGGGATCACGGTTCACGAAGACTGGAATCCGATCGGCCAGCGGCAGACCGATAGCGGCAGCGTGTCCTTCGCGCGCGTCAAGCTCGAGCCGCAGGAAGTGATGGTGCGGCCCGACACGCCGTACGCCAGTTTGCGCACGCTGATCTCGCAACTGGTGCTGACCAACCTGTTCGTGGGCATCGCGCAAGGCGCGCTCGACGAAGCGCGTGCCTACGTCGCGCGGCACGGCAAGGCGTGGATCTATTCCGGTGTCGACAAAGCCACCGACGATCCCTACCTGATCCAGCGCTTCGGCGAGATGCGCGTGCAAGCGGTGAGCGCCGAAGCGCTGAGCGCGCGCGCTGCCTGGTTGATCGAGGACGCCTGGCAACAAGGTCCGGCGCTTTCCGCGGAAGCTCGCGCACAGGTCGCGCTCGCCACCTCGGAGGCGAAGATCGTCGCGCACCGTGCCGCGCTCGAGGTCAGCGGGCAACTCTTCGACGCCTGTGGCGCGCGCGCCACGCACGCGCCGCTCGCGCTCGACCGGTTCTGGCGCAACGCTCGCGTGCATACGCTGCATGATCCGCTCGACTATCGCGTGCGCGACGTCGGCCGCTACGCGCTCACCGGCGCGCTGCCGGAGGTTTCTTTGTACACTTGA